The Lysobacter helvus nucleotide sequence AGACGGCCGCATGTCCGCACGGCTTGGATTCAAACTTATGACGGGCCGCATGAAGGCCTTGTTAACGCTAGCATAACAGTTGACCGGGTGCCAACCCCTGCTGCATGCGGAATTCTATACCCGGTAAAGATTCAGGAAATCCGAGATGGACATGGCTTCGAGCTCGGCCGGCTTGGCGGCGAGGGCCATCAGGCGGTCGGCCTGGGCGGCCGGCAGGTGGGCCCGGTTGGCGGCCTGGAACTTCGCCATCAGCACCGGGATGCCTTCGGCCCGGCGCTTGCGGTGGCCGATCGGATAGTCGATGGACACCAGGTCCGTGCTGGTGCCGTCCTTGAAGAACACCTGCACCGAGTTGCCGATGTAGCGCTTGTCGGGGTCGAAGTAGTCCTTCGTGAACTGCGGGTTCTCCTTCACGACCATCTTTTCACGCAGGGCGTCGATGCGCGGGTCGGCGGCGATGTCGTCGTTGTAGTCGTCGGCGGTGAGGCGGCCGAAGATCAGCGGCACGGCCACCATGTACTGCAGGCAGTGGTCGCGGTCGGCGTAGTTGGCCAGCGGGCCGGTCTTGTCGATGATGCGGACGCCGGCTTCCTGGGTCTGCAGCTCGATGCGTTCGATGTCGGCGATGCGCGCCTTCACCTGCGGATGCAGCTGCATCGCGCACTCCACGGCCGTCTGCGCATGGAATTCGGCGGGGAAGCTGATCTTGAACAGGACGTTTTCCATCACGTAGCTGCCGAACGGGCGCTCGAACTGGAATTCCTTGCCCTTGAACGCAACGTCGTAGAACCCCCAGGTCTTCGCGCTCAGCGCGCTCGGATAGCCCACCACCTTCTTCTGCACGGCGTTGAGCGCGTGCGTGACGGCGCGGCGGCAGGCGTCGCCCGCGGCCCAGCTCTTGCGCGGGCCCGTGTTGGGCGCGTGGCGGTAGGTGCGCAGCACGCCGTTGTCGATCCAGGAGTGCGAGACGGCGGTGATGATTTCGTCCTTCGTGCCGCCCAGCATGGCGGTGGCCACGGCGGTGGACGCCAGGCGGACCAGGATCACGTGGTCCAGGCCGACCCGGTTGAACGAGTTCTGCAGCGCGTACACGCCCTGGATCTCGTGCGCCTTGATCGCCCAGCCCAGCACGTCGCGCACGGTGATCTTGTTGCCGTCGCCGCGCAGCGCTTCGCGGTTCATCCAGTCGGCCACGGCGAGGATCGCGCCGAGGTTGTCGGACGGATGGCCCCACTCGGCGGCGAGCCAGGTGTCGTTGAAGTCGAGCCAGCGCACCAGCGTGCCGATGTTGAAGGCGGCCTGCACCGGATCCAGTTCGAACGAGGTGCCCGGCACCAGCGCGCCGCCCGGCAGCGTGGCGCCCGGCACGATCGGACCGAGGTGCTTCACGCAGCCCTCGAACTTCATCGCCAGCATCGCGCAGGCCAGCGAGTCGAGCAGCATGTGGCGCGCGGTGTCGAAGGCTTCCTGCGACTCGATCTTGTAGTCGAGGACGTAATCGGCGATGTCGACCATCGGCTGGTCGGGGTTCGGGCGGACGGCGGAGCGGACGTCGGAATGGCTCATGCGGGCATCGGTGGCGGAGGGGAGCCGCGCATTTTGCCAGACGTCGCCGCCCGCGACGTCCCCGACCATCGGTTTTGCGCTGCGCGGCGTTGCGTGCGCGCAACGCACCTACGCACCTGTCGAGCTTGGATGCGGCCCGATGAGCGCGCATGTTGCACCGCATGCAGACACTCCCCGCCCTCTTCCTCTCGCACGGCTCGCCCATGCTCGCCGTGCAGGATTCGCCCGCCGGCCGGTTCCTCGATGGCCTCGGCGCGTCGATGCCCAGGCCGCGCGCCATCGTCGTGGCCTCCGCGCATTTCACGGCCGCGCCGACGCATGTCGGCACGGCGGCGCAACCGCGCACGGTCCACGACTTCGGTGGCTTCCCGCCGCAGCTGTACGACCTGCGCTACCCGGCGCCCGGCGATCCCGAGCTCGCCAGGGCGATCCTGCATCGCCTCGAAGCGGCGGGCGCGACCGCGACCGCAGCCCCGGAACACGGCCTCGACCACGGCGTGTGGGTGCCGCTGCGCCGCATGTATCCGGACGCCGACATCCCGGTGGTGCCCGTGTCCGTGGACCCGCGCGGCGATGCCGCGGCGCACGTCGCCCTCGGCCGCGCCCTCGCCGGGCTGCGCGAAGAAAACGTCCTGGTCATCGGATCCGGCGGCTTCGTGCACAACCTCGGCGACCTCGACTGGAAAACCCAGGACGCCGCCCTCGCGCCCTGGGCCGCCGGTTTCGCCGACTGGATGCGCGAACGCCTCCAGGCCCACGACCTGCCCGCCCTCCTCGACTGGCAGGCGCAGGCCCCGCACGCGAACCGCGCCCATCCCACCGTCGAGCACCTGATGCCGTTGTTCGTCGCACTCGGTGCCGGCGGTGCCACGCCCGCGGTGCGCACCCTGCATCGTTCGCACGAACTGGGCACCCTCGCGCTGGACGCGTTCGCGTTCGACTGAGGCCGCGTTCGACCGAACCCTTGCGTGCGGCGGCGCGGGCGGGCATCGTGCGCGCTCCCGTACGCCGGCGTATGCGAATGCCCTACCCGCACCTGTTCCGCCCGCTGGACCTGGGCTTCGCGACGCTGCGCAACCGCATCCTGATGGGCTCGATGCACACGGGCCTGGAAGACCGGGCGCGCGATTTCGACAAGCTCGCCGCGTATTTCGCCGAACGCGCCGAAGGCGGCGCGGGCCTGATCGTCACCGGCGGCTTCGCGCCCAACATCGTCGGCTGGCTGAAGCCCTTCGCCGGCAAGTTGTCGTGGCGCCACGAGACGCGTCCGCACCGCAAGGTCACGCAGGCCGTCCACGCGCACGGCGCGCACGTGTGCCTGCAACTGCTGCACGCGGGGCGCTACGCCTACCACCCGTTGTCGGTTGCACCGTCGAAGCTCAAGGCGCCGATCAATCCGTTCACGCCGCGCGCGTTGTCGGCGCGCGGGGTCGATCGCCAGATCGACGCGTATGCGCGGGCCGCCACGTTCGCGCGCGAAGCCGGCTACGACGGCGTGGAGCTGATGGGCTCCGAGGGCTATCTCATCAACCAGTTCACCGTCGCGCGCACGAACAAGCGCACCGACGCGTGGGGCGGCGACGTCGCGCAACGCATGCGCTTCGCCGTGGAGATCGTGCGCCGCGTGCGCGAAGCCTGCGGGCCGGACTTCATCGTCGTGTATCGCCTGTCGATGCTGGACCTGGTCGAAGGCGGCTCGGACTGGAACGACATCGTGCTGCAGGCGCAGGCGGTCGAGGCCGCAGGCGCGACGATCATCAACACCGGCATCGGCTGGCACGAAGCGCGCATCCCCACGATCGCGACGTCGGTGCCGCGCGCCGCGTTCGCCGGCGTCACCGCGAAACTGCGCCCGCACGTGCGCGTGCCGCTGGTCGCCACCAACCGCATCAACATGCCCGACGTCGCCGAACGCGTGCTCGCCGACGGCGGCGCGGACCTCGTGTCGATGGCGCGCCCGCTGCTCGCCGATCCGCAATGGCCGAACAAGGCCCGCGCCGGCCGCGCGCAC carries:
- a CDS encoding bifunctional 2-methylcitrate dehydratase/aconitate hydratase → MSHSDVRSAVRPNPDQPMVDIADYVLDYKIESQEAFDTARHMLLDSLACAMLAMKFEGCVKHLGPIVPGATLPGGALVPGTSFELDPVQAAFNIGTLVRWLDFNDTWLAAEWGHPSDNLGAILAVADWMNREALRGDGNKITVRDVLGWAIKAHEIQGVYALQNSFNRVGLDHVILVRLASTAVATAMLGGTKDEIITAVSHSWIDNGVLRTYRHAPNTGPRKSWAAGDACRRAVTHALNAVQKKVVGYPSALSAKTWGFYDVAFKGKEFQFERPFGSYVMENVLFKISFPAEFHAQTAVECAMQLHPQVKARIADIERIELQTQEAGVRIIDKTGPLANYADRDHCLQYMVAVPLIFGRLTADDYNDDIAADPRIDALREKMVVKENPQFTKDYFDPDKRYIGNSVQVFFKDGTSTDLVSIDYPIGHRKRRAEGIPVLMAKFQAANRAHLPAAQADRLMALAAKPAELEAMSISDFLNLYRV
- a CDS encoding dioxygenase family protein, giving the protein MQTLPALFLSHGSPMLAVQDSPAGRFLDGLGASMPRPRAIVVASAHFTAAPTHVGTAAQPRTVHDFGGFPPQLYDLRYPAPGDPELARAILHRLEAAGATATAAPEHGLDHGVWVPLRRMYPDADIPVVPVSVDPRGDAAAHVALGRALAGLREENVLVIGSGGFVHNLGDLDWKTQDAALAPWAAGFADWMRERLQAHDLPALLDWQAQAPHANRAHPTVEHLMPLFVALGAGGATPAVRTLHRSHELGTLALDAFAFD